Proteins encoded by one window of Chryseobacterium aquaeductus:
- a CDS encoding BaiN/RdsA family NAD(P)/FAD-dependent oxidoreductase, whose protein sequence is MKQIIIIGGGAAGFFCAANLDEKKYKITILEQNSDVLQKVKISGGGRCNVTHACFDPKELVQFYPRGNKELLSVFTKFQPGDTMDWFEKRKVSLKIENDNRIFPESNSSQTIINTFQNEIQQKNVEVKTKCSVKEIEKRDEKYLIKTSLGDFEADFVIYTTGSSPKSLKMIESLGHKIIDLVPSLFTFNIKDDLLKDLLGTSFEMAETSIPKLKTEESGPLLITHWGLSGPAILKISAWEAINLAKVKYNFEIQVNFISKDIDEAEELFQNVKISNPKKLIGSSKIFDVTNRFWQRILEVSKVDPNKQIANISGKEMQTILENLCKKKFQVTGKSTYKDEFVTAGGVDLKEINFKNMSSKLLPNFYIAGEVLNIDAVTGGFNFQACWSEAWLIAKDLNNLN, encoded by the coding sequence ATGAAGCAAATTATCATTATCGGAGGTGGTGCGGCAGGATTTTTCTGTGCAGCAAATCTTGACGAAAAGAAATATAAAATTACGATTCTCGAACAAAATTCTGACGTACTTCAAAAAGTAAAAATTTCCGGAGGCGGAAGGTGCAATGTTACTCATGCCTGTTTTGATCCTAAAGAATTGGTTCAGTTTTATCCCCGTGGAAATAAAGAATTATTAAGTGTTTTCACTAAATTTCAACCTGGTGACACGATGGATTGGTTTGAAAAACGAAAAGTTTCGTTGAAGATAGAAAACGACAACAGAATTTTCCCTGAAAGCAATTCTTCTCAAACGATTATCAATACTTTTCAGAATGAAATTCAGCAGAAAAACGTTGAAGTGAAAACGAAATGTTCGGTAAAAGAAATTGAAAAACGAGATGAAAAATATCTTATTAAAACAAGTTTGGGAGATTTTGAAGCCGATTTTGTGATTTATACCACCGGAAGTTCGCCGAAATCTTTGAAAATGATTGAAAGTTTAGGTCATAAAATCATTGATCTTGTACCTTCGCTTTTTACATTTAATATCAAAGATGATTTGCTGAAAGATCTTTTGGGAACAAGCTTCGAGATGGCAGAAACGTCGATTCCAAAATTAAAAACTGAAGAAAGCGGACCGTTATTGATTACACATTGGGGACTTTCCGGACCAGCGATTTTGAAAATTTCAGCTTGGGAAGCGATTAACTTGGCGAAAGTAAAATACAATTTTGAGATTCAGGTGAATTTTATTTCTAAAGATATTGATGAAGCTGAGGAATTATTTCAGAATGTTAAAATTTCGAATCCTAAAAAGTTGATTGGCTCTTCGAAGATTTTTGATGTGACCAATCGTTTCTGGCAGAGAATTTTAGAAGTTTCAAAAGTTGATCCGAACAAACAAATTGCCAATATTTCCGGAAAAGAAATGCAAACGATTTTGGAAAATTTATGTAAAAAGAAATTTCAGGTAACTGGAAAATCTACATATAAAGATGAATTTGTGACTGCAGGTGGTGTAGATTTGAAGGAAATAAATTTTAAAAATATGTCTTCGAAATTGTTGCCAAATTTTTATATTGCAGGAGAAGTTTTAAACATTGATGCTGTAACCGGCGGATTTAATTTTCAGGCTTGCTGGAGCGAGGCATGGCTGATTGCGAAGGATTTGAATAATTTAAACTAA
- a CDS encoding energy transducer TonB, protein MKKLLVFVLLIISTKIFSQETASPNQENATGDSTIYEDIADKAEFPGGIDAFRNNFSKTFKIGKVNGRGKIKSEVRFVVDQQGMITDIITIGDNKSMNKEMERTVKAMSKTKWIPAKINGQPVKFRFKLPITINIEN, encoded by the coding sequence ATGAAAAAACTACTTGTTTTTGTTTTATTAATTATCTCTACAAAAATTTTTTCTCAAGAAACAGCTTCACCCAATCAAGAAAATGCAACTGGGGATTCTACAATTTATGAAGACATTGCTGATAAAGCAGAATTTCCGGGAGGAATCGACGCATTCAGGAATAACTTTTCAAAAACTTTCAAAATAGGAAAAGTTAATGGAAGGGGTAAGATAAAGTCTGAAGTGAGATTTGTAGTAGATCAGCAAGGCATGATAACTGACATCATTACAATAGGTGATAATAAATCAATGAACAAAGAAATGGAACGTACTGTAAAAGCAATGTCCAAAACAAAATGGATTCCTGCAAAAATTAATGGTCAACCTGTAAAATTCAGATTCAAGCTTCCTATTACAATTAATATCGAAAACTAA